From the genome of Rhodobacteraceae bacterium Araon29, one region includes:
- a CDS encoding ATP-binding cassette domain-containing protein — MAKITLSNLRHSYLPSPRDLDDYALKEINLDWDDGGAYALLGPSGCGKSTLLNIISGLLTPSDGQVLFDGKDVTSFAPDQRNIAQVFQFPVIYDTMTVYDNLAFPLRNRSVDEATVKVRVHEIAAMLELTELLNIHASGLAPDTKQKISMGRGLVRENVNVVMFDEPLTVIDPHLKWKLRSKLKELHQKVKATMIYVTHDQTEALTFADQVVVMQDGQIVQIGTPIELFERPSHTFVGHFIGSPGMNVLPCQVQNGAALFNGKKIELEGPIMKGTSGELQIGIRPEFVTLGTQGMAATVRSVSDVGRLSIVEAMVGDHVVKAVVEDAPPVQGEAIWLTFDPAKTRLYQNGWIATQRSGETQ; from the coding sequence ATGGCAAAAATAACATTATCCAATCTGCGTCATAGCTATCTTCCCTCTCCGCGGGATTTAGACGATTATGCACTTAAGGAAATCAATCTTGACTGGGATGACGGTGGTGCTTATGCGCTGCTTGGTCCTTCTGGCTGCGGAAAGTCGACTTTACTGAACATTATTTCAGGACTTTTGACGCCCTCGGATGGGCAAGTTTTATTTGATGGCAAAGATGTTACCAGCTTTGCCCCTGACCAACGGAACATCGCACAGGTTTTTCAATTTCCGGTTATATACGACACTATGACGGTCTACGACAATTTAGCTTTTCCATTGCGCAACCGCTCTGTTGACGAAGCAACTGTCAAGGTTAGGGTGCATGAGATTGCAGCAATGCTTGAATTGACCGAATTGCTTAACATCCATGCCTCTGGATTGGCCCCAGACACCAAACAAAAAATTTCTATGGGGCGGGGATTGGTGCGTGAAAACGTGAATGTGGTCATGTTTGATGAACCTCTGACCGTAATTGACCCACATTTGAAGTGGAAGCTGCGCTCGAAGCTCAAAGAGTTGCACCAGAAGGTCAAAGCCACAATGATCTATGTGACCCATGACCAAACCGAGGCGCTTACATTCGCGGATCAAGTGGTGGTGATGCAGGATGGTCAAATCGTTCAAATTGGCACGCCGATTGAGTTGTTTGAAAGACCTTCTCATACGTTTGTCGGCCATTTCATTGGGTCGCCGGGAATGAATGTTTTACCCTGTCAGGTCCAAAACGGAGCAGCCCTGTTCAATGGCAAAAAGATTGAACTTGAAGGACCGATTATGAAAGGGACCTCTGGCGAGCTTCAAATTGGTATCCGTCCAGAGTTTGTGACACTTGGCACCCAAGGGATGGCGGCCACTGTGCGCTCTGTTTCGGATGTGGGCCGGTTGAGTATTGTTGAGGCGATGGTTGGCGATCATGTCGTCAAAGCTGTGGTTGAAGATGCACCGCCGGTACAAGGTGAAGCCATATGGTTAACATTTGATCCTGCAAAAACACGGCTTTACCAAAATGGCTGGATTGCCACCCAAAGAAGTGGGGAAACACAATGA
- a CDS encoding ATP-binding cassette domain-containing protein, translated as MTLELKNISKSVKGVTHIKPTSLSLEPGHFNVLLGETGAGKSSLIKLMAGLDPVASGQIFLDGQDITKLSTQKRNISLVHQFFVNYPHMTVFENIASPLRVAGYSKPEIERRVEDAADILQLRPMLYRRPHELSGGQQQRTALARAIAKESKAVFLDEPLANLDYKLREELREQLPDLFSGRGSVVVYATSEPEEALLLGGKTALVHDGQITQFGGTASIYRNPKNLTSARVFSNPPINSARVTKRGRSVQLNTNVSWEVSGAAADLKDGTYMVAVRPNHVTPIKSGTAWVEIPGRVLVTELSGSESSAHFSMEGSSNWVSLARGVHHYNIGTDHSFYLDPSRCFYFAPDGDLLA; from the coding sequence ATGACCCTAGAACTGAAAAATATCAGCAAATCCGTCAAAGGCGTGACCCATATTAAGCCTACTAGCCTGAGTTTAGAGCCAGGCCATTTTAATGTTCTTCTGGGCGAAACAGGCGCTGGCAAATCGTCTTTGATAAAATTGATGGCTGGACTGGATCCGGTTGCTAGCGGTCAAATTTTTCTCGATGGCCAAGACATCACAAAACTATCGACGCAAAAGCGGAACATTAGCTTGGTGCATCAATTTTTCGTAAATTATCCACATATGACAGTATTTGAAAATATTGCATCCCCACTCCGCGTGGCCGGCTATTCAAAACCGGAAATTGAGCGCCGCGTTGAGGATGCAGCAGATATTTTGCAATTGCGGCCCATGCTATACCGCCGCCCGCATGAGCTATCAGGAGGCCAGCAGCAAAGAACCGCTTTAGCGCGGGCGATTGCAAAGGAAAGCAAAGCAGTCTTTCTTGATGAGCCTTTGGCAAATCTAGACTACAAATTGCGCGAAGAATTGCGTGAACAATTGCCAGACTTGTTTTCTGGACGCGGATCAGTGGTGGTTTATGCCACCTCAGAACCCGAGGAAGCCTTGTTGTTGGGGGGAAAAACAGCATTGGTACATGATGGCCAGATCACTCAATTTGGCGGGACAGCAAGCATTTATAGAAACCCCAAAAACCTCACTTCTGCGCGCGTTTTTTCCAACCCTCCGATTAATTCGGCAAGGGTGACAAAGCGCGGTCGGTCGGTGCAGTTAAACACCAACGTGAGTTGGGAGGTTTCAGGAGCTGCGGCTGATTTGAAAGATGGCACTTATATGGTTGCGGTTCGGCCTAACCATGTCACTCCGATAAAGTCTGGAACGGCATGGGTTGAAATTCCGGGACGGGTGCTTGTCACTGAACTCAGTGGTTCGGAAAGCAGCGCCCATTTCTCAATGGAAGGGTCAAGCAACTGGGTTTCTCTGGCACGCGGCGTGCATCATTACAATATTGGCACTGACCATAGTTTCTATCTTGATCCCTCAAGGTGCTTTTATTTTGCGCCTGATGGCGACCTCTTAGCTTAG
- a CDS encoding extracellular solute-binding protein produces MRKYFFSAVAASAVIAGTSSVVADEAAARKWIDQEFQPSVLTKDEQLAEMQWFIQASTPFSGMEINVLSEGIPTHSYESEVLTKAFEDITGIKVNHQILGEGEVVQAVQTQMQTGRNLYDAYVNDSDLIGTHSRLQLAVNLTDFMAGAGADVTNPGLDLGDFMGTQFTTGPDGDLYQMPDQQFANLYWFRKDWFDREDLQASFKAKYGYDLGVPVNWSAYEDIAEFFSTDVKEIDGTAIYGHMDYGKRAPDLGWRMTDAWLSMAGAGSKGEPNGIPIDEWGIRMEAGTCNPVGASVSRGGAANGPAAVYAIRKWDEWLRKYAPPGAASYDFYQSLPALAQGNVAQQIFWYTAFTADMVAPQSAGNNTVDADGVPLWRMAPSPHGPYWEEGQKVGYQDVGSWTILKSTPEERAKAAWLYAQFVVSKTVDVKKSHVGLTFIRDSSVNHASFTERASKLGGLVEFYRSPDRVAWSPTGINVPDYPKLAQIWWQQIGDVNSGAFTPQEAMNRLAEEMDVTMARMQAADEAANVYGGCGPRLNDEKDAEYWYANGGAKPPLANEKPQGKTVNYDELVARWATK; encoded by the coding sequence ATGCGCAAGTATTTTTTCTCCGCAGTTGCGGCTTCTGCCGTCATTGCGGGGACCAGTTCGGTTGTGGCTGATGAAGCAGCAGCTCGAAAATGGATTGATCAAGAATTTCAACCATCTGTACTGACCAAAGATGAACAGCTTGCAGAAATGCAATGGTTCATTCAGGCTTCAACGCCGTTTTCAGGTATGGAAATTAACGTTCTGTCTGAGGGCATACCAACTCATTCGTACGAATCTGAGGTGCTGACAAAAGCATTTGAGGACATCACTGGTATCAAGGTGAATCACCAGATTTTGGGCGAAGGTGAAGTTGTACAGGCTGTGCAGACTCAAATGCAGACCGGTCGGAACCTTTATGACGCTTATGTCAACGACAGTGACCTGATCGGCACGCACTCACGATTGCAACTGGCTGTCAACTTGACAGACTTTATGGCTGGGGCCGGTGCGGATGTTACCAACCCTGGATTGGATTTAGGCGACTTCATGGGAACCCAGTTTACCACTGGCCCAGATGGTGATCTGTATCAAATGCCAGATCAGCAATTTGCCAACCTTTACTGGTTCCGCAAAGACTGGTTTGACCGCGAAGATCTGCAGGCATCGTTTAAAGCGAAGTATGGATATGATCTTGGTGTGCCCGTGAATTGGTCCGCCTATGAAGATATCGCTGAGTTCTTTTCGACGGATGTCAAAGAAATCGATGGAACGGCGATTTATGGCCATATGGATTATGGTAAGCGCGCGCCAGACCTTGGTTGGCGGATGACTGATGCATGGCTTTCAATGGCCGGTGCTGGTTCAAAAGGCGAGCCAAACGGTATTCCGATCGACGAATGGGGCATTCGCATGGAAGCGGGTACCTGTAATCCGGTGGGCGCTTCTGTAAGCCGCGGCGGCGCAGCAAACGGTCCTGCGGCGGTGTATGCTATTCGCAAATGGGACGAATGGTTGCGTAAATATGCACCTCCTGGTGCGGCCAGCTATGACTTTTACCAGTCGTTGCCAGCACTTGCCCAAGGTAACGTAGCCCAGCAAATATTCTGGTATACAGCCTTTACTGCGGACATGGTGGCACCACAATCTGCCGGCAACAACACAGTTGACGCCGACGGCGTTCCACTTTGGCGGATGGCGCCAAGCCCGCATGGTCCATATTGGGAAGAAGGGCAGAAAGTTGGCTATCAGGATGTGGGATCTTGGACGATCTTAAAATCTACGCCTGAAGAGCGTGCCAAAGCAGCGTGGCTATATGCACAGTTTGTTGTTTCAAAAACTGTCGATGTGAAAAAATCTCATGTTGGTTTGACATTCATCCGTGATAGTAGCGTCAACCACGCTTCTTTCACCGAGCGTGCGTCAAAGCTAGGTGGTTTGGTCGAGTTCTATCGCTCACCTGATCGGGTCGCATGGTCGCCAACCGGTATTAACGTACCTGATTATCCAAAGCTGGCTCAAATCTGGTGGCAGCAAATTGGAGATGTGAACTCAGGCGCGTTTACACCGCAAGAGGCTATGAACCGATTGGCTGAAGAAATGGATGTCACAATGGCGCGTATGCAAGCCGCTGATGAGGCAGCCAATGTCTACGGTGGATGTGGACCTCGTCTGAATGACGAAAAAGATGCGGAATACTGGTATGCTAACGGTGGTGCGAAGCCCCCATTGGCGAACGAGAAGCCGCAGGGTAAAACCGTAAACTATGATGAACTGGTTGCTCGTTGGGCGACAAAGTGA
- a CDS encoding acyltransferase family protein has translation MDTDLSKRYHNLDFLRAFALLTGVLLHGLSLYLEPIDGSEPRPLAAMLFIWIHSWRMPLFMLLAGFFTCLSLSKRSSGSYTINRVFRLGAPILLLWLFIPAVDETQAQMVKLPELLSWLISGQPFTLRLDHLWFLYYLLIFYLITFVITLLAPKDFARITKIKLSYGLIFGFWLPILILLTPLARPTGGIFAEIPLIFGDLKFGSLLFMLVFFVIGMQLFYSQAFIENIQKTKFFAPSLGVFSFVPVALMAWGIMKDEPFAFSGNLEMWIVNGFSALATVMLVLALIGFATRMITSGGALLSLLVRLSYPVYAFHLVFVYYIGATLILAGYSSIFVIIASCLAGLLGSLLIYYVFIYYTPLDWVFNGYKNSKFKVSSSGLKKITQHF, from the coding sequence ATGGATACTGACCTTTCTAAACGCTATCATAATCTTGATTTTTTGCGTGCTTTCGCGTTGCTAACAGGCGTTCTTCTGCACGGGTTATCACTATATTTGGAACCAATTGATGGATCTGAACCAAGACCTTTAGCCGCAATGCTCTTTATCTGGATTCATTCATGGCGGATGCCGCTATTTATGTTATTGGCAGGTTTTTTTACCTGCCTTAGTTTATCAAAGCGCTCATCTGGAAGTTATACAATCAATAGGGTTTTTAGACTTGGCGCACCCATCCTTTTGCTTTGGTTATTCATTCCAGCAGTTGATGAAACGCAAGCGCAAATGGTTAAATTGCCTGAACTTTTATCATGGCTTATATCTGGACAGCCTTTTACACTTCGCCTTGATCATCTTTGGTTTCTTTACTACCTGTTAATTTTTTATCTAATTACCTTTGTGATAACATTGCTTGCACCAAAGGATTTCGCACGAATTACAAAGATAAAGTTAAGCTATGGTCTCATTTTTGGCTTCTGGCTTCCCATATTAATTCTGCTAACTCCTTTAGCTCGTCCGACTGGGGGTATATTTGCTGAAATCCCTTTAATATTCGGAGATTTAAAATTTGGCTCACTGCTATTTATGCTCGTGTTTTTCGTGATTGGGATGCAATTATTCTATAGCCAAGCATTTATTGAAAATATTCAAAAAACAAAATTTTTCGCTCCATCTCTCGGAGTATTTAGTTTTGTGCCAGTGGCCTTGATGGCTTGGGGAATTATGAAAGATGAACCATTTGCGTTCTCTGGTAACTTAGAAATGTGGATTGTGAACGGTTTTTCGGCATTGGCTACTGTGATGCTTGTGCTCGCTTTGATTGGCTTTGCAACCAGGATGATCACATCTGGTGGTGCACTGCTTTCACTGTTAGTACGACTATCCTATCCAGTTTATGCATTTCATCTTGTATTCGTCTATTACATTGGCGCAACGTTAATATTGGCAGGCTATAGCTCTATATTTGTAATCATTGCTAGCTGTCTCGCCGGACTACTCGGCTCATTGCTAATTTACTACGTGTTTATATATTACACGCCACTCGATTGGGTTTTTAATGGGTACAAGAACTCCAAATTCAAAGTGAGTTCGAGCGGATTGAAGAAAATTACTCAGCACTTCTAA
- a CDS encoding carbohydrate kinase — protein MILCCGEALIDMIPEKTSSGRDAFVPHPGGAIYNTAVALGRLGAPSGMLTGLSNDIFGQQLCQGLKASNVDIDHVIFSDRPTTLAFVQLIDGQASYSFYDENSAGRMLAPSDLPLISQNVNALYCGGISLACDPCSEAYETLLEREHKRLVVMLDPNVRTTFIEDADRYRSRIMKMMSLADIVKVSDEDLEWIIKNPSSSEHKAKSILGIGAGLVILTRGNLGATAYLKDGITVHVPAEKADVIDTVGAGDTFNAGFLSKLSELDFLQKESLPKISANAVEQALQFGAKVAGVTVSRAGANPPWAAEL, from the coding sequence ATGATCCTGTGCTGTGGTGAAGCTTTGATCGATATGATCCCTGAAAAAACATCTTCAGGCAGAGATGCCTTTGTGCCGCATCCGGGCGGCGCAATTTACAACACTGCCGTTGCTTTGGGACGTTTGGGTGCGCCTTCTGGCATGCTTACAGGTCTTTCAAACGACATTTTTGGTCAGCAACTTTGCCAGGGTCTAAAAGCTTCAAATGTGGATATTGATCATGTTATTTTTAGTGATCGACCAACCACTTTGGCATTTGTTCAGTTAATAGATGGACAAGCCAGCTATAGTTTTTATGACGAAAACTCTGCTGGCCGCATGTTGGCGCCTTCTGATCTTCCTTTGATATCCCAAAATGTTAACGCTTTGTATTGTGGCGGTATTAGCCTGGCGTGCGATCCATGTTCTGAGGCCTATGAAACATTGTTAGAACGAGAGCACAAACGCCTTGTCGTTATGTTGGATCCGAATGTCAGGACAACTTTTATAGAAGATGCGGACCGCTATCGCAGCAGAATTATGAAAATGATGTCTCTTGCAGATATTGTTAAGGTGTCAGACGAGGACTTAGAATGGATTATCAAGAACCCCAGTTCGTCGGAGCATAAGGCCAAATCCATTCTTGGAATAGGCGCAGGTTTGGTAATTTTGACTCGGGGAAACTTAGGTGCAACGGCGTATCTTAAGGATGGCATAACGGTGCATGTGCCGGCAGAAAAAGCTGATGTTATTGATACTGTCGGGGCGGGCGATACGTTTAACGCAGGCTTTCTTTCAAAGCTTTCTGAATTGGATTTTTTGCAAAAGGAAAGCTTACCTAAAATATCCGCTAACGCTGTTGAACAAGCTTTGCAATTTGGAGCGAAAGTTGCAGGTGTGACTGTGTCGCGTGCGGGGGCAAACCCGCCTTGGGCAGCAGAGCTATGA
- a CDS encoding phosphoribulokinase — protein MSKGTKTAVPTNIDDLIKIIFHLSAAKSRFIVAIAGPPGSGKSTLSNHLAKCLGPSAKVLPMDGFHLDNDRLQEMSLLPRKGAPETFDAMGLLELMRKMRDKKMFLYPTFDRQEDKTIPNSGGITEEDKIVLVEGNYLLLKGPPWSELSQFFDLTVALDVCRETLQSRLIARWVNHGLSEVDARARALGNDMVNVTCVLENSLTADYKLRLNI, from the coding sequence ATGAGCAAGGGCACAAAAACAGCAGTGCCGACTAACATTGACGATCTTATCAAAATAATTTTCCACCTTTCGGCAGCAAAATCCCGCTTTATTGTCGCCATCGCTGGCCCCCCTGGATCAGGTAAGTCAACCCTATCAAATCACTTGGCAAAGTGTTTGGGGCCATCTGCGAAAGTCCTGCCAATGGATGGGTTTCATCTTGATAATGATCGCTTGCAAGAAATGAGTCTGCTGCCCCGTAAAGGTGCGCCTGAGACATTTGATGCGATGGGCCTTTTGGAGCTTATGCGCAAGATGCGGGACAAGAAGATGTTTTTGTATCCGACTTTCGATCGACAAGAAGATAAAACAATCCCGAACTCGGGTGGCATAACTGAGGAAGACAAAATTGTATTGGTGGAAGGTAACTACCTTCTTTTAAAGGGGCCGCCTTGGTCTGAGCTTTCTCAATTTTTCGACTTAACAGTGGCTTTGGATGTTTGCCGCGAAACTCTTCAATCCCGGCTTATCGCCCGATGGGTCAATCATGGTTTGTCTGAGGTTGACGCGCGCGCACGTGCCTTAGGCAATGACATGGTGAATGTTACTTGTGTTCTGGAAAATTCGCTTACAGCGGATTATAAACTAAGACTGAACATATAG
- a CDS encoding WD40 repeat domain-containing protein, with product MQDGVISDLPPRQQPSQRFEETELERRGMRLELEAPVTGAVSLPDCIAVGFGDGTIRFFRPGLPHTVTQAHTGVVLCMAADGDHIVTGGDDGRFLRISPDGSIKELASFGTKWVDCVATSPDHYACSSGRTAHVWSKGQPKATLLEHVSTVGGIAFDAKGKRLAVAHYGGVTLWERRERRWKSSKLVWKGFHGAVTFSPDGKYVVTAMQEKALHGWRLRDKGDLAVAGYPAKIKSFAWIGDTPYLATSGADEAICWPFDGTHGPLDRSPVCVAHGGKQIATCVSALSGENAVFTGFRDGTVLLAELDESKDAIVLRGATGIEVTAIAVTASLSHVLIGDEKGHILWAPLWAGK from the coding sequence TTGCAAGACGGTGTAATTTCGGATTTACCGCCCCGTCAGCAGCCTAGCCAAAGGTTCGAAGAGACAGAGCTAGAGCGCAGAGGCATGCGCCTTGAGCTCGAAGCACCCGTGACAGGAGCGGTTTCCCTACCGGATTGCATTGCTGTAGGGTTTGGAGATGGGACTATACGGTTCTTCCGTCCCGGCCTGCCGCACACTGTGACACAGGCGCATACAGGCGTAGTTCTTTGTATGGCAGCTGATGGAGATCATATTGTAACCGGCGGAGATGATGGTCGGTTCCTTCGTATTTCGCCTGACGGCAGCATTAAGGAACTGGCTAGCTTCGGCACCAAATGGGTTGATTGCGTTGCCACAAGCCCTGATCATTATGCCTGTTCATCGGGCCGAACAGCACATGTTTGGTCAAAGGGGCAACCAAAAGCCACATTGCTAGAGCATGTTAGCACGGTGGGAGGAATAGCCTTTGATGCAAAAGGCAAACGTTTGGCCGTGGCGCATTATGGCGGCGTAACACTGTGGGAGCGCCGCGAGCGTCGGTGGAAATCATCAAAACTGGTTTGGAAAGGTTTTCATGGCGCTGTGACCTTCAGTCCAGATGGAAAGTACGTTGTTACAGCTATGCAGGAAAAGGCGCTCCACGGATGGCGTCTACGTGACAAAGGTGACTTGGCGGTGGCAGGATATCCTGCAAAGATAAAGAGCTTTGCTTGGATTGGTGATACCCCCTATCTTGCCACATCTGGGGCCGACGAAGCGATCTGCTGGCCATTTGATGGCACGCATGGCCCGTTGGACCGTTCACCCGTTTGCGTGGCTCATGGCGGCAAACAAATAGCAACCTGTGTAAGCGCTCTGTCTGGGGAAAATGCAGTTTTTACAGGCTTTAGGGACGGCACAGTGCTATTAGCCGAACTTGACGAGAGTAAGGATGCAATCGTTTTGAGAGGCGCAACGGGTATTGAGGTGACAGCCATTGCCGTAACAGCCTCTTTGTCACACGTGCTCATTGGCGATGAAAAAGGGCATATTTTATGGGCGCCGCTTTGGGCAGGAAAGTAA
- a CDS encoding GTP-binding protein: MEQSSQVPVTVLTGFLGAGKTTLLNRILTERHGKKYAVIVNEFGEEGIDNDLVVDADEEVFEMNNGCICCTVRGDLIRILGGLMKRADQLDAIIVETTGLADPAPVAQTFFVDQEVADRTKLDAIVTVADAVHLDTQLGEHHEAEEQVAFADVVLLNKTDLIDVNNLESVEARIRKINPYAKIIRTARCAVPLEEVVGLNAFSLDRVLEVEPDFLDSDHDHDHDDDITSVSFVSDTKLDFDKFQTWFGQLLQTRGQDILRSKGILDFEGHEERYVFQGVHMLMDGSPMGAWPKGKPRSSRVVFIGRNVENMGLREGFEACKTV, translated from the coding sequence ATGGAACAATCTTCACAAGTGCCAGTAACGGTATTGACCGGTTTTCTTGGTGCCGGAAAGACCACCCTATTGAACCGCATCCTCACTGAACGTCACGGCAAGAAATACGCCGTGATCGTGAATGAATTTGGAGAGGAAGGTATCGACAATGATCTGGTTGTCGATGCTGATGAAGAAGTTTTTGAAATGAATAATGGCTGTATTTGCTGTACTGTGCGTGGTGACTTAATTCGCATTCTCGGCGGTCTGATGAAGCGTGCAGACCAGCTTGACGCAATCATTGTCGAAACAACCGGCCTTGCAGATCCCGCCCCTGTCGCTCAGACGTTCTTCGTTGATCAAGAAGTCGCCGACCGTACCAAATTGGATGCAATTGTCACGGTAGCAGATGCGGTGCACCTTGATACACAATTGGGCGAGCATCACGAGGCTGAAGAGCAAGTCGCATTCGCGGATGTTGTCTTGTTGAACAAGACCGATCTTATCGATGTCAACAACCTTGAAAGTGTTGAGGCGCGCATCCGTAAAATCAACCCTTACGCTAAAATCATCAGAACTGCGCGTTGTGCGGTACCGCTTGAAGAAGTCGTCGGACTAAATGCGTTCAGCTTGGACCGTGTGCTTGAGGTGGAACCAGACTTCCTCGATTCTGACCACGATCACGACCACGACGATGATATCACTAGTGTCTCTTTTGTTTCTGATACTAAGCTTGACTTTGATAAATTCCAAACCTGGTTCGGACAACTTTTACAAACACGTGGCCAAGATATTTTAAGATCGAAAGGCATCCTTGACTTTGAAGGTCACGAGGAACGCTATGTTTTTCAAGGGGTTCATATGCTGATGGACGGATCGCCAATGGGGGCTTGGCCAAAGGGCAAACCGCGCAGCTCGCGCGTCGTCTTCATCGGCCGAAATGTTGAAAATATGGGGCTGAGGGAAGGGTTTGAAGCTTGCAAGACGGTGTAA
- a CDS encoding DUF1636 domain-containing protein, whose translation MLVRFKMVVETSVLSICLTCRDGNEALTKTRGGARLAQAVLDRIDGKKVFELRGVRCMSQCKRPCIASLSARECFTYVFGDLDPDRADHVDALLEFVSLYNAATEGFLKREDRPEALRASILGLFPPIDSNSPLVTYLTPEYAV comes from the coding sequence ATGTTAGTAAGGTTCAAAATGGTTGTCGAAACGTCGGTTTTATCAATTTGTCTCACCTGCCGTGATGGTAATGAGGCCCTAACCAAAACGAGGGGAGGAGCCCGACTTGCGCAGGCGGTGTTGGATCGGATTGATGGCAAAAAGGTGTTTGAGCTCAGAGGCGTGCGCTGCATGAGCCAATGCAAGCGCCCCTGCATTGCGTCCTTGAGCGCCCGAGAGTGTTTCACCTATGTGTTTGGTGACCTCGATCCTGACCGAGCTGACCATGTTGATGCGTTGTTGGAATTTGTGTCGCTATACAACGCAGCCACAGAAGGCTTTCTGAAACGTGAAGACCGTCCAGAAGCTCTTAGGGCAAGCATACTTGGACTCTTTCCACCGATTGATAGCAACTCACCGCTTGTGACTTATCTTACCCCAGAATATGCAGTATAA
- a CDS encoding ATP-binding cassette domain-containing protein: protein MTAVSLSAQSASWSVPRSRKTILHPISFDLAPGRVLGVVGPNGAGKSTLLRLLYRYHPPTTGTVKVDGTDIWSISARDVACTIAAVLQEQPTDFALTVREIIALGRIPHRRGFGGASGAHDAQIVQFALERLCLLEFADRQLGTLSGGERQRVMVARALAQEPSVLILDEPTNHLDIRHQLEVIELIRDLPLTIVTSLHDLNLVAGVCDDVLLLKAGRSLGFGPPSEVLSEQALAHAFDVSARRERLAPSDTDYFTFHLSNKGIPYEEVSSIPHRYLSKYRGGLG, encoded by the coding sequence ATCACGGCGGTAAGCCTTTCGGCACAGAGCGCCAGTTGGTCCGTGCCTAGAAGTCGCAAGACGATCCTTCATCCAATTAGCTTCGACTTGGCGCCCGGGCGGGTCCTTGGTGTTGTGGGGCCCAATGGGGCAGGTAAATCGACACTTCTCAGATTGCTATACCGCTACCACCCTCCCACTACTGGTACTGTGAAAGTTGATGGCACGGACATTTGGTCGATATCCGCGCGTGATGTTGCCTGCACCATAGCAGCAGTTTTACAAGAGCAACCAACAGATTTTGCGCTAACTGTGCGCGAGATCATCGCGCTTGGGCGCATCCCGCATCGCAGAGGCTTCGGTGGGGCAAGTGGAGCACATGATGCACAAATTGTGCAGTTTGCCTTGGAGCGCCTATGCCTTCTAGAATTTGCGGATCGGCAATTGGGCACTTTATCGGGTGGTGAGCGGCAGCGTGTGATGGTTGCCCGCGCTCTCGCGCAGGAGCCCAGTGTGCTGATCCTCGATGAGCCGACCAATCACCTCGACATTCGCCACCAGCTTGAAGTCATTGAGCTAATCCGAGACCTACCGCTGACGATTGTAACCTCTTTGCATGATCTTAATTTGGTGGCTGGTGTTTGCGATGATGTTCTGCTTTTGAAAGCTGGCCGGTCGCTTGGCTTTGGACCACCGTCTGAGGTGCTGTCCGAGCAGGCGTTGGCCCACGCTTTTGATGTAAGCGCACGCCGCGAACGGCTTGCGCCGAGCGATACCGATTACTTCACCTTCCACCTATCGAACAAAGGAATACCATATGAAGAAGTTTCTTCTATCCCCCATCGCTATCTTTCTAAGTATAGGGGTGGCCTCGGCTGA